The segment TAGACTTCGTTGTTTGTAGTATTTTTCTTCTACAACTTACGATTGATTTGATCCGCGCCGAAAATCGAGCCGGTTTTATGAAAAAACATTGGATTGATTTCATTGCCAGTGTGCCAATGATCGAACCTCTACGCTTCGCGCGCATTTTTCATATTTTGCGAGTCATCCTAGTGATTCGTTCAAGCCGCAACATCATTAAGCAACTTCTTAGTAACCGTAAAGAAACCACTATTGCATCTATTTTGCTATTGCTGGTGGTGCTCTTAACCCTAGGATCCAGTGTGATGTTATTTGTTGAGGGACATTCGCCAGAGGCAAATATCAAAACCGGTGGGGATGCGCTTTGGTGGGCTCTAGTGACCATTTCCACTGTGGGTTATGGCGATCACTACCCAGTGACCGAAGTTGGTAAAGTGGTTGCAGCCGCGATCATCCTGAGTGGCGTGGGGCTGTTTGGTATGATCTCAGGTTTAATTACATCAGTGATCACTTCACCGAGTAAAATGCAAGCGCTCAAGGCAGAGCAAAAAGAGAAGCAAATGCTGGTGCTACTCGAGCAACAACAGGTGATTCTGCAGCGCCTTGAAAAGCTCGAAAGAAAAATGAGCAAAGACATTGATAAGTTGCATCAGGGTAACTCTGCGACATCAAAGCCTAGTGATAACGATACAAACCACATTTAAGACTGAGAATAACAAAAGAGAGCCGAGGCTCTCTTTTGCTTATAACGATGAGTACGTCGTGACTAGTCTTGCCAATAAGGCTCAGCTTCAATACAAATCACACGTGTTTGTTCCATCGCATGCAATATTGAGGTCTCTTGACGGAATAACCAGCGCTCTAGCTGCTCACGCTCTTCCCCTTCCAGCTTATCAACCAATAGCTCTAGTGGCTTCAGCGTCAGTAGGTCATCAGTACCTTGTAACAAGTCAGCCCAAGGTAAGCGGAAGCTATTGCGTTCATCAGCGTCATATAAGCTAGCGAAACCAACGCCAGTGTAGAGATTGCGCATCAGGCGGTATTGCTGCTCAATGTAATCTTGCGGGTTCATCACTTTCTCTGGCGGAAAAGCTTCCATCAACTCATGCCAAGTGCGCTCTAGCTGCTCCACAGAGAATGGTTGGATGTTTTGTGCCATCGCTTGGCGAGATTTATCGTCTAAGAAAGGTTGCCAACCTCGACTCAGAATCCAGCGGCTCAAGTCCAAAAGTAACCCGGTATAGCGAGCAGAATTAAACTGCTCTAATACCTCTTCACGTTCTGGTAATTCGCGCTGAATCTCAGTCAGTTCAGCGATTAAGAACTTGCGTGCGTCCAACTTGCGTAACGCATGACCTTTGTCTTCGAGTAAATCGTCGAGGTAGTCATATTGCTTGATCCATCCAAGGTCTTGCTCTAACCACTTTAGCTCTTGGCGAATCAGCGCGCTCGCTTTACGCGGTACAATATCACCATAGATAGTCAAGGTTTGGCGGATGAAGCTAATCGAATTCTTGATTTCATGCAGCGCATCGATCGACTCACGCTCAGAATAGATTTGTTCATGGTAATGCCAATGCGATAGGGCATGCTCTAAAGACGTTATCAGACAAGATTCCACCGTGTCGTACTTATCTGTCGCCACAAGTTCCATCGGTTTGACTTCATCGCCTTTATAGCCATGAGCAAGACGGTAACCTCGAGCCGCTTTACTTAAGTTACCTAAACGCATACCACCGTTATCACTCAAGCTACGCGCCAAAGTAAACAAGGCATCGGTTTGGCCTGATTTAAGCTCAAGCTCTACTTCACAAATAGTATCTCTATCTTCACCGGAGATCACTTCACCTTGGTCAAACGCGACTTCTACTTGGCTACCGTCAGCCATCGCAATGAGCCATTGCTCACGCGTGAAGTTGGTCGAAAAGAGCGGCGCAAGTTCTGCCTGCAATGTTTCAACATCTTTGCCTGTTGGCCAAATATCACCAGGATGCAAAGATAAATCAGGTTCATTGCTGGTATGCTCAGCATTATATTCAGGGCGCTGATGTAAACCAGCTACCACGCGTCCCGCGGTTTTTACCGTTTGAACATAAACCTCATCGAAACGGCGAATGCGCAGACCAATATCATGCTGTCTTAGCCAGTTTTCTGGTGTATCAAAATAAGTGTTACCCAGCTCACGACAGCTATGCTGAAGTATCTTTGCTTCAGAAATTTTTTGGCGTAAAGTTTCTGAAAAATCTGGAGAAACAAAAAACTTCAGTTCTATCTCGGTTTCCATAGTTATACCTTTCAAAGCAGATAGAGACAGGATATTGCGATAATTCGCACTCGGCAAGAGAGAAATATCGCTCAATTGATGATCTAAAACAGTTTTAATGATGGATTTAATGCGTTACCATGCGCGCCTTTATAGCCATCGCACAACATTTCGCCCGTAAAGGGTGTATTGTTACTTATGGGTTATATTTAGTAGGTTGAATGACCATGCCAGTAAATACAATTATGGGGTTATTTGCAAAGTCCCCTATTAAGCCTTTGCAACGTCACGTAGTGTGCGTAAACGAATGTTGCTCTCATCTCGTTAACTTCTTTGAGGTTTGTGCTCAAGGAGACTGGGAGAAAGCATCAGAAATTCGTGCACAAATTTCTCATCTAGAGAAAGAAGCTGACGTACTCAAGCGCGAAATTCGTATCAAACTTCCTCGAGGTTTGTTCATGCCTGTCGACCGTAGTGACATGTTGGAACTACTGACACAGCAAGACAAACTTGCAAATCTAGCAAAAGACATTGCCGGTCGAGTTTATGGCCGCCAACTAGCAATTCCTGCTCCTCTTCAAGAAAACTTTATCGCATACGTTAAGCGCTGTTTAGACGCCGCTCAACAAGCGCAGAAAGTGATCAGCGAGTTGGATGAACTGTTGGAAACAGGATTTAAAGGTCGTGAAGTCACTCTAGTTGCGGAAATGATTAACCAACTAGATAAGATTGAAGATGACACCGATGCGATGCAGATCCAACTTCGCCAACAATTGATGGCGATTGAGCACGATCTGAATCCAATCGACGTGATGTTCTTGTACAAGATTTTAGAATGGGTAGGCGGTATTGCCGATCAAGCACAGCGTGTAGGTGCTCGATTAGAAGTGATGCTTTCCCGCTCATAAATGTAAGTTAACTCAATAACGAGCACATCTTTAAGACACACCCCAGTTAGGCGATGAGTATTTCGACGCTTAAGGGGTTTTGTTGTGTTTAAAATTTGGCTCCGCTTATTATCAAACAACTAGGTATTACGATGGATATCCTTGCGAACTATGGCACTGTCCTGATTATTGTTGCAGCTATTTTTGGTTTTATGATGGCTGTGGGTATTGGTGCTAACGATGTAGCCAATGCTATGGGTACATCAGTAGGCTCAAAAGCTCTGACTGTTAAACAAGCAATCATCATTGCGATGATTTTCGAATTTGCTGGTGCTTATCTTGCTGGCGGCGAAGTAACCGATACAATCCGTAAAGGCGTTATCGAAACTTCTCTATTTGCCTCTCAACCAGATGTGCTTGTTTACGGCATGATGTCTGCGCTTCTTGCAGCAGGTACATGGCTACTGCTAGCGTCATACATGGGCTGGCCGGTATCAACCACTCACTCAATCATCGGTGCAATCATCGGTTTTGCGTGTGTTTCAGTGGGTACTGAAGCAGTGGACTGGAGCAGCGTTCAAGGTATCGTAGGTAGCTGGATTATTACCCCTGTTATCTCAGGTTTCTTCGCTTATGTAATCTTCGTCAGTGCACAACGACTGATCTTTGATACAGAGAAGCCGCTATTTAATGCTAAGCGCTTTGTACCTGTTTACATGTTCATCACCACGATGGTTATCGCACTAGTAACCATCAAAAAAGGTCTTAAGCACGTTGGTCTGCACCTAAGCAACACTGAAGCTTGGATGTGGGCGGCTGGTGTTTCAGCGCTTGTTATGGTTGGTGGCTACATCTACATTCAGAAGAAATTTGCTGATCGTGAAGACGACCATGGTTTCTCTGGCGTAGAAGGTATCTTCAGCGTACTAATGGTTATCACTGCATGTGCGATGGCGTTTGCACACGGTTCAAACGACGTAGCTAACGCGATTGGTCCTCTGTCTGCCGTTGTATCAACGGTTGAACACCTAGGCGAAGTAACAGCGAAAAGCACTATCGCATGGTGGATTCTACCGCTAGGTGGTTTTGGTATCGTTGTTGGTCTAGCGACCCTAGGTCATAAAGTAATGGCGACGGTAGGTACAGGTATTACTGAACTAACACCAAGCCGTGGCTTTGCAGCGCAGCTAGCAACCGCATGTACCGTAGTACTGGCTTCTGGTACTGGTTTACCTATCTCAACCACGCAAACACTGGTTGGTGCGGTTCTTGGTGTAGGTTTTGCTCGTGGTATCGCAGCACTTAACCTTGGCGTTGTACGTAACATCGTTGCATCTTGGATTGTGACACTTCCTGCTGGTGCTCTACTTGCTGTTGTGTTCTTCTATGCAATTCAGGCTTCGTTTAGTTAATCAAGTATAAGTCAGCGAAATGTAAGCTGACTGTCATTATTGACTCAAACACGCAGAAAGGGAGGCTTAGCCTCCCTTCTTTGTTGCACCATAAATAGAAACTTCATACTATTTGCTCCTCGGGGTTAACCCTTCCCTGAAAGCTTGATGACTGTTAAAGGATTTACCGTGAAAAAACTGGTTCTAATGATCTTTGCCCTCATCATTGCAGCACCTTCTGCAATGGCGCAAGATCGCTATATCTCTGATAATCTATTCACCTACATGCATTCCGGTCCGAGTAATCAGTACCGCATTATTGGCAGCGTAAATGCAGGTGAAAAAGTAAAACTGCTATCGACTAACAAAGAAAATGGCTTTAGCGAAGTTGTTGATGATCGTGGTCGTAAGGGCTGGGTATCAACCAAGTTCGTTACTGTGCAAGAAAGTATGACGACTCGTCTACCACGCCTAGAAAAAGAGCTAGCGGACGTAAAATCAAAACTGGCGAATGCCAATGAGAACGCAGACAAAGAAAAAGCAGGTTTGGTCGACTCACTAGAAACAAGCAATAGCCAGATTGCCCAACTGAAAAAAAGCAACTCAGAAATGAACCAACAGTTGCTAGCATCGCAATCGGAAGTTCGTGACCTACGTGCTAAGCTCGACACACAAAAAGATGATCTGCTGATGAAGTACTTTACTTACGGTGGTGGTGTTGCGGGTATCGGTCTACTACTTGGTTTACTTCTGCCACACATTATCCCACGCAGAAAACGCTCTCCAGCGGGCTGGGCATAAGCAAAATATCAATAAGGTCACCAATGGTGACCTTATTACTTTCTAGCTAACCTTGCCAGTCATACAGCGCAGGCACTTGGATACGCTGATTATCAAACTCGATAACACAAGCTTGTGGCTCTATCGATATCAATTTCACCCCATCAGCTAACCAACTCCCCTCTTGGAATTCGGTGTTGTTGACTTTTACCCAGCGCTTATTCGGATTAGATGAATAAACGTGGGTTTGAAAATTCAACGCAGGTAAACGCCCTGTCCACAGATTCACATCACTGGTTAAAAGGGATTGGGCAAATTCGTCATCTGTCACTGTCTCGGGTGATTCGGACTCCATCGCCGATTGAAGCAATTGCGCGACATCCGGTGATAAGGTCGAAAAATCGATGCCTTGCAACAAGTCATCTTGCTCTTCAGCCCCCTGCTCTGGCTCACCTTCTCGATTCGATGGCGTATTAAACCCATCTTGAATCTGCGTTGTGGCTGTAGGCTCAACAGGTTTCATCACAGCAGGCGCAATCGGCAATCGTTGAGTATCAAGTAACACCCCAACATCAGGATAACTTAGCGATTGAATGGGTTGAGAAAATCCCACCACTTCCACCCCGCCAGTATTGCTTGCTAACCAGCTGTCACGCATTTCAATATAGGTAATTGTCGTGACAGCGAGAGACACCACGACGGCAGGCAGCGCAATTAAAACCGCACACTTGCCCCATCCCCGACTCGGTTTAATCGTTTGATTAGCATGATAAACGGCGCCATCGGCATGATGCGCTTGATAGCCTTGCTGGGACGCTTCTAACGATTGAATTAAGTTCGCCATTAGATACCCTCCAAAACGGTTAAATGTGGCGCATTGTCACTTTGAGCCAACCATTCTAGGTTTCTCAAGGTATTGGCTCCGGCAATACCATCCACATTCAAACCTTGCCAGCGCTGGAACAGGCTCACTTTGTCTCTCAGGCTATTACCATAGGCACTCTCGTTAGACGTCGGCATTTCCAATACTTTCGATAACTCAGTATCGAGAGTTTTTACTTGATTGCCCGTCATCCCTGGCTTCAGCGTTTCGCTCCATAAGCGCTGCCAAATTAGATGATATTCACCATGCCATATCTGGTTGAGCCAACGACGCTCAAACTCGACTCGCTGGCTATCAATCAGCAGTTGTACTCTCTCTGGAGTCGCACGGTACAGTACCGCAAAACGTGGTTCACCGTTAAACTCTAAACTTAAGACGACGGGTAAATTGCGCTCAAGCAATTGATCGAAATCACCTTGTAATCGCTGACAATTAAATACGGAGCTTTCACTGGTTTCACACATTTTATCCACCACAGATGCGCGGTAGCCCCATGCGTAGTAGAGCTCATTTAATCCATCAGCAAGCGAAGAAGGTTTTGCTAAAAGGTTGGTTAATTCACTAGGGAACACCTCTTTGCGCTCCACCACTAGCGGCTGCTCAGGGTAGGTTTGCTGTATTTGTGCTTGAATTGGCGCAGAAATATAACCGGGTAAGTAGAACCAGCTCGCACTGGCTAATGCCAAACCTAGCGCGGTTGAAGCAGCATACTTCCACTTCTGGCTAGCCTGACGATCTTTAGTCACATGAGCTTGATAGAAAGCGGGCTGAAAACTCATCACCTCTTCACACGCTTCATTGACTGACTGTGTACTTGGTTGTAGTTCACCAACTTGATAGGCGCGCTTTAATGCCGCATCACACACCAAATTAATCAGGCGCGGGATACCCAAAGTCGCTTGAGCAATCTGTTTTAAGCATTTAGTAGAAAATAGTTCGCTATTGCCACCAGCAAGCTGCAAACGAAACTGAATATATTTCGCGGTTTCATCACTGTCTAAAGGCAGTAGATGATAACGACCAGTAATACGCTGGGCGAGTTGTCGCAATTGGGGCATCTGCAATTTTTGCTGCAACTCAGGCTGACCAATTAACAGCACCTTGAGTAACTTTCGTTGTTCGGTCTCTAAGTTGGTCAACAGGCGAAGCTGTTCTAATACTTCGGCTGACAGGTGTTGCGCTTCATCGATAATGACTAGGGTCTGTTTACCGTCGCGGTAGCTCTCCAATAGAAACTGCTTAATTGTATCCGTCAGTTGTTTGATCGATGCTTGTTCGGCGTAGAACAAACCAAACTCATCACAGATCGCTTGTAAAAGCTCTAGGCTAGAAAACGTCGGATTGAGAATCGAGCCAATCTGAGTCGAACTATCAAGTGCCTTAATCATCGCTTTGGAAACGGTAGTTTTACCTGTCCCTACTTCCCCTGTCAGCATGGCAAAACCGCCACCATCACCTAACCCAGCCTGCAGGTGATGCATCGCTTCTTTATGACGCTGACTTAAATAGAGAAAACGTGAGTTGGGCACAATGGAAAAAGGTAACTCGACAAACCCGAAATGATGGTTATACATGACACTAGTCGCTGGGAATTTATTGGTAACGAAAGTACCATTGCCTACTACAATAGGCAATGATGATAGTGAGCGAGAACAAAGTGCAAAAATATCTTGTGGGCGGTGCGGTGCGCGATCAACTGCTTAATCTAGCAGTGTATGACAAAGACTGGGTAGTCGTTGGGGCAACCCCTGAGCAAATGCTGGCTGCTGGTTACACCGCGGTCGGCAAAGACTTTCCGGTATTTCTGCACCCGAAAAGTAAACAAGAGCACGCGCTGGCGCGAACTGAACGCAAAACGGGCGCGGGTTACACTGGCTTTCAATGTCATTTTGCACCCGATGTCACATTGGAAGATGACCTCATGCGCCGTGATTTGACCATCAACGCGATGGCGCAAGATGAGCAAGGCAACATTATCGACCCCTATCATGGTCAAAAAGACCTAAACGATCGCATTCTAAGACATGTCTCGGCAGCTTTTGTTGAAGACCCACTCCGCGTACTTCGCGTCGCCCGCTTTGCCGCTAAACTCACACATCTCGGTTTTAGCGTCGCGCCAGAAACCATGGCATTAATGGCTCAAATTGTTGCGGATGGAGAACTCGAACATCTCACTGCTGAACGTGTGTGGCAAGAGTGGCATAAATCCCTCTCGACACAAGATCCGCAAGTATTCCTTTCGGTATTGCGCGAATGCGGTGCACTCAAAGTGGTATTGCCGGAAATTGACCGTCTATTTGGCGTACCACAACCTGAGAAGTGGCATCCAGAAATTGATACTGGTGTTCATACCTTAATGGTGGCGAAACAAGCCTCACTACTTTCTGAATCGACTACGGTAAGATTTGCCGCGCAAGTGCACGATTTGGGTAAAGGTGTTACACCACCAAGCGAATGGCCAAGCCATAAAATGCACTGCCATACCGGGCTTAAGATCATCAAAGCGTTATGTGAGCGTGTGCGAGTACCTAACGACTACCGAGATCTCGCGCTAATGGTGTGTGAGCAGCACTCTAACATCCACCGAGCAGCGGAACTGAAACCTGCGACTAAGCTCAAGATCCTCAACAAATTCGACGTGTGGCGTAAACCAGAGCGCCTCAATGATATCTTGCTCTGCTGTATGGCCGATCATCAGGGTCGCAAAGGTCTTGAGCATATCGACTATCCACAAAAAGCGATTTTTGAAGCTGCCTATCAAGCCGGTTTAAGCGTGCAAGTACAAGAGATCATCGCTGATGGCTTTAAAGGCGCCGCGATTCGCGAAGAGATGGAAAAGCGCAGGGTCGAAGCGATAGCGAGCGCATAGGGATGCGGGATGCGGGATGCGGGATGCGGGATGCGGGATATTTTGTCTTTTAGAGAACAAGTTGAGTCAATGGTTTTTACTAATTGAGAGTGAGCCTCAAACCTTACCATCCTCAAGAGCGAGATACGAGCGAGTTGGGGATCTACCTTAGACTCCAGAAAAGCCAGATTCCGTAAGCGCAGCGCTCCGTAAGGCGAAGCCGTTCCCATATCCCGAAGCAAAGCGTTCCATAGGGCGAAGCCCGTTCCCATATCCGTAAGCAAAGCGTTCCGGAGGGCGAAGCCCGTTCCCACATCCCGGAGCAAAGCGTTCCGTAAGGCGAAGCCGTTCCCGCCTCTCGAAGCGCAGCGTTCCCGATTCTCTGTCTCGAGAAAAACAAAAGGCCCCACCGAAGTGGAGCCTTTCTAAAAAGCTATTTAGCTAAGCTTATGATTAAGCTTGACCTTTAACTTCTTTAAGACCGCTTCTTTGAAATATGGGGGAGCGCGCTCACCGTGAGCTTTCCTCCAAATACAAAAACGCCCCACCGAGGTGGAGCGTTTCAAAGCATTAAGCTAATAACTTAGAAATCTAAATTATTGACCTTTAACTTCTTTAAGACCGTTGAAAGGAGCGCGCTCACCTAGAGCTTCCTCGATACGGATAAGTTGGTTGTACTTAGCAACACGGTCAGAACGGCTCATAGAACCAGTCTTGATTTGACCTGCAGCAGTACCTACCGCTAGGTCAGCGATAGTTGCATCTTCAGTTTCGCCTGAACGGTGAGAGATTACAGCTGTGTAACCTGCGTCTTTAGCCATCTTGATTGCAGCTAGAGTCTCAGTTAGAGAACCGATTTGGTTGAACTTGATTAGGATAGAGTTAGCGATGCCTTTCTCGATACCTTCAGCTAGGATCTTAGTGTTAGTAACGAATAGGTCGTCACCAACTAGTTGAAGCTTGTCACCTAGAAGTTGAGTTTGGTGTGCGAAACCAGCCCAATCAGACTCGTCTAGACCGTCTTCGATAGAAACGATTGGGAACTTGCTAGCTAGGTCAGCTAGGTAGTGGTTGAACTCTTCAGAAGTGAAAGTTTTACCTTCGCCTTTCATGTTGTAGATGCCAGCTTCTTTGTCGAAGAACTCAGATGCTGCACAGTCCATAGCTAGAGTAACGTCTTTACCTAGTTCGTAACCAGCAGCTGCAACAGCTTCTGCGATAACTTCTAGAGCTTCAGCGTTAGACTTAAGGTTTGGAGCGAAACCACCTTCGTCACCAACTGCAGTGCTGTAGCCTTTAGACTTAAGAACTTTAGCTAGGTTGTGGAATACTTCTGCACCGATACGTAGAGCTTCTTTAAGAGTCTTAGCACCAACTGGTTGGATCATGAACTCTTGGATGTCAACGTTGTTGTCAGCGTGCTCACCACCGTTGATGATGTTCATCATTGGTAGAGGCATAGAGAACTGACCAGCAGTACCGTTTAGCTCAGCGATGTGCTCGTATAGAGGCATGCCTTTAGCAGCAGCTGCTGCTTTAGCGTTTGCTAGAGAAACCGCTAGGATAGCGTTAGCACCGAATTTAGATTTGTTTTCAGTACCGTCTAGTTCGATCATCACTGCGTCGATTGCAGCTTGGTCTTTAGCGTCTTTACCAACTAGAGCTTCAGCGATTGGGCCGTTTACAGCTTCAAGAGCTTTAAGAACACCTTTACCTAGGAAACGTGATTTGTCACCGTCACGTAGCTCAAGAGCTTCGCGTGAACCAGTAGAAGCGCCTGATGGAGCTGCTGCCATACCAACGAAACCGCCTTCTAGGTGTACTTCAGCTTCAACAGTTGGGTTACCACGTGAGTCGATGATTTCACGACCTAGAACTTTAACGATCTTAGACATTAATGTTTCCTCTCGTATAAATATAAATGTCGAAATTAAAGGGCAGTCGCAAACCTTCGCAACTGCCCGTATCCTTTTTACTTCTTACTTCAATTCACCGCGCGAGTTTTCTCCCGCAGCTTTTACGAAACCTGCAAACAATGGGTGACCATCGCGAGGAGTCGAAGTGAACTCTGGGTGGAACTGAGCCGCTACAAACCATGGGTGGTTCGGGTTCTCAATCATTTCCACTAGTTTCTTGTCCGCTGATAGACCTGATACTTTCAGACCCGCTTTCTCGATTTGCGGACGAAGGTTGTTGTTCACTTCGTAACGGTGACGGTGACGTTCGTGAATCGTCGCGTTACCGTATAGTTCACGAGCTTTAGTGCCTTTCTCTAGGTGACATAGCTGTGAACCAAGACGCATTGTACCGCCTAGATCTGATGATTCAGTACGTTCTTCAACTTTACCTTCAGCATCAACCCACTCAGTGATTAGACCAACCACTGGGTACTTAGTGTCTTTATTAAATTCTGTTGAGTGTGCGCCTTCCATACCCGCAACGTTACGCGCGTATTCGATCAGTGCCACTTGCATACCTAGACAGATACCAAGGTAAGGAACTTTGTTTTCACGTGCGTATTGTGCAGCAAGGATCTTACCTTCAATACCACGGTCACCAAAGCCACCCGGTACTAGGATTGCGTCTAGACCTTCTAGAACTTCAGTACCTTTAGTCTCTACATCTTGAGAGTCTACATACTTAATAGTGACGCTTAGACGATTTTTCAAGCCCGCGTGTTTCAATGCTTCGTTTACTGACTTGTAAGCATCTGGTAGTTCGATGTATTTACCGACCATACCGATAGTTACTTCGCCCGTTGGGTTCGCTTCTTCGTAGATTACTTGTTCCCACTCAGAAAGGTCTGCTTCTGGTGCGTTGATACCGAAACGAGCACAAACTAGGTCGTCTAGACCTTGAGACTTGATAAGTTGAGGGATCTTGTAGATTGAATCTACGTCCTTCATTGAGATTACCGCTTTCTCAGGAACGTTACAGAATAGCGCAATCTTCTTGCGCTCGTTCGCTGGGATCATACGATCTGAGCGGCAAACTAGGATATCTGGTTGGATACCGATTGATAGCAACTCTTTTACAGAGTGCTGAGTCGGTTTAGTTTTCACTTCACCTGCTGCTGCAAGGTAAGGAACTAGAGTTAGGTGCATGAACATTGCGCGTTCACGGCCGATTTCAACCGCTAGCTGACGAATCGCTTCCATAAATGGTAGTGACTCGATATCACCTACCGTACCACCAACTTCAACGATCGCTACGTCATGGCCTTGAGAACCATTGATCACGCGGTCTTTGATTGCGTTTGTGATGTGAGGGATAACTTGGATAGTTGCACCTAGGTAGTCACCACGACGCTCTTTAGCTAGAACGTCTGAGTAAACACGACCTGCTGTAAAGTTATTACGCTTAGTCATCTTAGTGCGGATGAAACGCTCGTAGTGACCAAGGTCAAGGTCTGTCTCTGCGCCGTCTTCTGTAACAAACACTTCACCGTGTTGAGTTGGGCTCATAGTACCTGGGTCAACGTTGATGTAAGGGTCAAGCTTCATCATAGTCACTTTAAGACCACGAGCTTCAAGAATAGCTGCAAGAGATGCTGCTGCAATACCTTTACCTAGAGAGGATACAACCCCGCCAGTAACAAAAATGTAATTTGTCGTCATGTTTAACCTGAAATTGGTTGAATGAGGGAAAATGGATTTCTTCTGGACGGGATGTAAATATACCAGAAGCCCCTTACCGCCACAACGTGAAATCTATCACACCACTATTAATTATTTTTTGCTTCAAATCAAAGTGAATGATTCAGATTAATTAAACTTGTAAATAGGATGAGTCAATTTTATCCCAAATAAGCCTAATTACAGCGCGATACCCCGTTCTTCTTGCTTAATTTTTTGCCAATATTGCTCAAGTTCATCTAAGCTACAGTCCGATAAATTTTTTCCGTCTTGATAAACTTTTTCTTCCACCCCGGCAAAACGACGAGCAAATTTTAGGTTTGCTTTCGCTAACGCCACCTCTGGGTTGGTATCCAAATGTCGTGCTAAATTGACCACAGCGAACATTAAATCGCCTAATTCCAGCTCAATATTCTCCTGTTTGCTGTCAGCAAGCATCGACTCTTCAAGCACCTCATCCAGCTCTTCACGCACCTTGTCGACCACAGGTCCTAATGAGTCCCAATCAAAACCAAAACGAGCACACTTCTTCTGTATCTTTGTAGCACGTAATAAAGCAGGTAGAGAGTTTGGTATTGAGTCTAGAATACTTTGCTCTGATTTGCCTGCCTCTGCCTTTTCTTTTGCTTTCTCCGCTTCCCAATTGGCGTTGATTGCTTCATCGGATTCAAACTCAACATCGGAAAATACATGCGGATGGCGACGTGTTAGCTTTTCATTCACTGTCTCAACCACCGCAGAAAAGTCAAACAGTCCCTGCTCTTTTGCTAGCTGGCTGTAGAAGATAACTTGGAACAATAAGTCGCCCAACTCTTCTTTTAGATTCGACCAGTCTTGGTTGTGAATAGCATCAACCACTTCATAGGTCTCTTCTAGCGTGTGCGGCACAATAGTGTCAAACGTCTGCTTACGATCCCACGGACAGCCCTTCTGCGGGTCACGCAGCGTCGCCATGATCTGTTCTAACTGTTCAATTGGATGACTCATTACTTTTCTCCTCTGCTCGTCTGTTGTACGAGCAGCTAATAAACAAAAAGGTGAGCAGCACAAACCACTCACCTTGAATTTTTTCTATCGCGTAACGTTAAGTCGTAGCCG is part of the Vibrio ponticus genome and harbors:
- the mazG gene encoding nucleoside triphosphate pyrophosphohydrolase; protein product: MSHPIEQLEQIMATLRDPQKGCPWDRKQTFDTIVPHTLEETYEVVDAIHNQDWSNLKEELGDLLFQVIFYSQLAKEQGLFDFSAVVETVNEKLTRRHPHVFSDVEFESDEAINANWEAEKAKEKAEAGKSEQSILDSIPNSLPALLRATKIQKKCARFGFDWDSLGPVVDKVREELDEVLEESMLADSKQENIELELGDLMFAVVNLARHLDTNPEVALAKANLKFARRFAGVEEKVYQDGKNLSDCSLDELEQYWQKIKQEERGIAL